The genomic region AGGTTTAGAGGAGCCAGGGGCGTCTAAACTCATCCGTGCGGCGTATCACTTGTTGCGTTTGCAGACCTACTTTACGGCAGGAGTGAAAGAAGTGCGTGCCTGGACGATACACCAAGGCGATACTGCCCCACAAGCCGCAGGGGTAATCCACACCGATTTTGAGAAAGGTTTTATCCGTGCGGAGGTGATTGCCTATGAGGATTTTGTGCACTACGGCAGTGAGACCAAAGTAAAAGAGGCTGGCAAGATGCGCGTAGAGGGCAAGGAATACATCGTGAAAGATGGTGATATAATGCACTTTAGATTTAATGTATAAAAAATCGGTAAGCAATTCACATCGCTTACCGATAAAAAATAATTCTAAATTAAATAATCTTTATGGTTCAAATCTGATAAAGATAAATCCTTGTAAGAGAACTTACCTCTAATCACGAGGCAAAGGTATGACACGTAGCGTTTAGAAGCAATATAAATTAGCTCCTTTAAATAATATAAACTTAGATTACATTTTAATAGCACTATAAAATATTGATAGTTAGTTAAATGTGTAGATTAAAAAAAGCTGCTTTTTAAAGTGTTTTTAATTCTGAAAAAAATCTAATATAAAGTTATGGCTATTTCTGAAATAATGTTTACCTTTGCGTGTTCATTAAAACTAAACGATTGTGTCAAGATCAATAGAATCATTTAACAAACGGCGCTTGCGTAGCTCGTATTTCTCAGTAGTAGTGAGTATTAGCTTAGTACTTTTTCTTCTGGGATTTTTGGCTTTCTTAGTGCTAAGTGCTAAAAAGTTAGCTAATTATTTCAAGGAACAAGTGTCAGTAACTATCTTCATTAAAGATGATGCAAAGAAGGCAGATATTGAGCAATTGCAAAAAACACTACAAGTGGCAACCTATGTAAAATCATTGCGTTTTGTACCAAAAGAAGAAGCCGCTGAGAATTATAGCAAGGAAATAGGTGAGGATTTTGTAAGTTATATAGGCACAAACCCCCTTCAGAACAGTATTGACTTGAGTCTTAAGGCAGAGTACGCTGAACCTGAGAAGATGGCAGAAATCAAGCGGGAGTTAGAGCAGAACTCATTTGTATCTGAAGTAGATTATGACAAGTCGTTAGTTGCTTTGCTTCACGAGAATGTCAGTCGTATTGGCTGGGTTACTCTCATCATTAGTGGCTTATTTACCTTTGTGTCGGTGCTGCTTATCAATGCCTCTATACGCTTGTCAATTTATTCTAAGCGATTTATAATTAAGACAATGCAGCTTGTGGGTGCGACCCGTAGCTTTATACGTCGACCCTTTATTATCACCAATGTAAAGTTGGGTATCCTCAGTGCAGTGATTGCAGCTGTGCTATTCTATGTAGCACTGATTGCGATTGTGAATTCATATCCAGAGTTTGGAGTATTAATGGATTACACTACGCTGATTGTAGTGTTTATTGGTATTTTCGCAATAGGGATACTCATCAGTTGGCTGAGTACCTATTTTGCTACACAAAGATTCTTAAACCTAAATACGAACGATTTATATTACTAAAATATTTATTATGAAGAAACATCATTCGACACTTTTGTTTGAAAAGGAGAATTATATTGTGATGTGTATAGGTCTTGCAGTAATTGCCATAGGCTTTATTCTAATGAGTGGGGGAGGAAGTGATGACCCTAATATGTTTGATCCTTCAATATTTAATTTTAGGCGTATTCACTTAGCTCCAGCCATAGTATTATTAGGATTTGCTATTGAGGTTTATGCTATATTATTTCACTCTAAAAAGGTAGAAAAGGAATGAGTACATTACAAGCAATTATCATAGCTATTATTGAAGGATTAACGGAATATTTGCCAATCTCATCTACTGCTCATATGGGATTTGCAGCAAGTCTGATGGGTACAGAAGATCCTGAGTACTTGAAGATGTTTCAGGTATCAATACAATTTGGAGCAATCCTCTCAGTAGTAGTGCTTTACTGGCGAAAGTTTTTTGATTTCTCTAACTTTAATTTCTATATGAAGCTCGTTTGTGCCGTAATACCAGCTCTTATTTTAGGTAAACTCTTTGATGACAGGATTGAGGCTGTGCTCGGTAATCAAATAGCGATCTCAATAGTGCTGATTGTAGGGGGAATTGTATTGCTATTTATAGATAATTTCTTTAAGAATCAGCCGATTGATAATGAAAAGCAGATCAGTATTAAGAAGGCCGTAGTGATAGGTTTTTGGCAATGTTTAGCAATGATGCCAGGTACTTCACGCTCTGCTGCCTCTATCATTGGAGGTATGACACAGGGCTTAACACGTAAGGCAGCCGCTGAATTTTCTTTCTTCTTGGCAGTGCCTACAATGCTGGCAGTAACAGTTTATTCACTTTTTCTAAAGAAATGGGGTACTAGTGGCGTACAGCAATACGGTTATGAAATGATAATGTCAAGTAAAGAACACTTAACTATGTTTTTACTTGGCAATGTAATAGCCTTTGTTGTTGCAATGATTGCCGTGAAATTCTTTATCCATATTCTTACAAAGTTTGGTTTTAAGGTATGGGGTATATACCGAATTGTGATAGGTACAATATTGCTTATTTATTTTTGGTAAGTATAGACTTAACTAAAAAATAAAAGAACCGTTCATTTATTTTGAGCGGTTCTTTTATTTTATTAATAGTAGCCTTTTTAATCTTATTTCTTCTTATGTAATACTCGGTACTCTTCATAGCAATTGCTGATGGCTTCAAGCACCTGCAAGTCGTTGGCACTCATAATAAAGTCGTTAGAGTAATTACACGAACGGATGATATCCTCTAATTCTGCTCTACTTACCTGCAAGAGTTCCATTAGTGTCTCACGGTCGTAACGTCGTGAAAGGGCATCACTCAGTTTGTTATCTTCACGAATACTTCTCAACTTCTTTAGCTCCTTGCCTTTGGAGGTAAACGAGCGGTATAAGAGGTCGGCAGGGTTCATCACTGAACTCAGCACACGCCCTACAGCACTCGCACTTGCCTTGCTCTCATAGCCAATATCCAAGCCTGAGATACTATAGCGTTTCACATCGCTAATAGGGGCATTTTTAGCGTCTATATCTAAATAGCCTGTGAGTTTATAGGGGGTAATTACCACCTCCCCCAAGGTGTAAGCCGTTTCGGTCATACCAATCTTCAAGCCTTGAAACTTGATCATATCATTGGTAACCCGTATTTTAGTAGATTTATAGCCCAAATAAGAAATATACAGCGTATCATTCGCTGATACCCGTATCACAAAATCACCCTTTTCATTGGTGATAGCCCCCTTTACTTTGTTGAGGTTGAGAATATGTACATTTGGCATTGGCTTATTGGTGTGCACACTGTAAATATGCCCCTTGAGCTCAGCCTCCTGAGCCCACACCGATACGCTCATCATCAACACCAATAAACTGATTAGTTTCTTCATATAAATATTTAAATAATAGCTTTTAGGTGATAGCTTTTAGCCACTACCGCTAAAAGCTAACACCTAAAAGCTAGAAGCTAAACTAGTTCTTCACATTAAAAGCCTTTTCCTGTGGGAAATAAGCCGTAGTGCCCAATTGTTCCTCTATGCGGATCAATTGGTTGTATTTGGCCATACGGTCTGAACGTGAAGCCGAACCTGTCTTGATTTGTCCTGTATTGAGTGCTACAGCGAGGTCAGCAATAGTGTTGTCCTCAGTTTCACCTGAACGGTGCGACATAATAGAAGTGTAACCTGCACGGTGTGCCATTTCCACAGCTGCAATCGTTTCAGAAAGTGTACCGATTTGGTTTACTTTGATAAGGATTGCGTTGGCAATACCTGCCTCAATACCACGCTCTAAGATCGATACGTTAGTTACGAAGAGGTCATCACCCACAAGCTGCACGCGGTCGCCGATCTTATCGGTAAGCACCTTCCATCCGTCCCAGTCGTTCTGGTCCATACCATCTTCGATAGAGATGATTGGGTACTTGCTAACGAGCTCTGCCAAGTATTCAGCTTGTTCTTGTGAAGTGCGTACTTTACCCTTAGCACCTTCAAAGATAGTGTAATCGTACTTACCATCTTTGTAGAACTCAGAAGAAGCACAGTCAAGCGCAATCTTAATCTCTTCACCCCATTTGTAACCTGCTTTCTCTACCGCTTTCTTGATAGAATCCAACGCATCTTCAATGCCATCGAATGTAGGAGCAAAACCACCTTCATCGCCTACGGCAGTGCTAAGTCCGCGATCGTGAAGCACTTTCTTCAAGTTGTGGAATACCTCAGAACCCATTTGGATAGCCTGAGTAAAGCTCTTTGCTTTGATAGGCATAATCATAAACTCTTGGAATGCGATAGGGGCATCGGAGTGTGCACCACCGTTGATGATGTTCATCATAGGTACAGGAAGCGTGTGTGCATTCACACCGCCCACATAGCGATAGAGTGGCAAACCAAACTCAGCTGCTGCAGCCTGTGCTACCGCCAAGGATACCCCGAGGATAGCATTTGCACCCAATTTAGACTTGTTAGGTGTGCCATCTAAGCCGATCATCAATTGGTCGATAAGCAATTGCTCTGAAACTTCGATACCGATCACCTCAGGAGCGATAATGTCATTTACGTTAGCAACGGCTTTGGTTACGCCCTTGCCCATATAGTCCTTACCACCATCGCGGAGCTCAACCGCTTCGTATTCACCTGTTGAGGCACCTGATGGCACCGCTGCTCTACCAATGTAACCATTAGCAGTTTCTACATCTACTTCCACAGTGGGGTTCCCACGTGAATCCAAAATCTGGCGTGCGTGTACGCCTACAATAATACTCATATATTTTGTTATTTAATTATTTACTTTGTTTAGGGGTTAGGGATATCGGACTTATCTGAGTTTGTAATGCTAATTGTCAATTGTCAATTGTTAAAGCTTTCTCTTCCCCAAAAGTAAGGCGGTTCGATACCCAAAGCGCGGAGGTAAGTGTAACCTTGTCCGCGGTGGTGACTCTCGTTTTCAATGAAGTATAATATCCATTGGACAAAGCTAAAAGTCATTTGATAGATAGTAAGTGGTTGGGTATAATCACCTACTTTTTGCCATTCACGGTCAAGAATTTCAGTAGCTCTATCCCACAAAGCCAATACTTTTGCTTTGGTAGTAGGAAAGG from Capnocytophaga haemolytica harbors:
- a CDS encoding DUF3098 domain-containing protein, coding for MKKHHSTLLFEKENYIVMCIGLAVIAIGFILMSGGGSDDPNMFDPSIFNFRRIHLAPAIVLLGFAIEVYAILFHSKKVEKE
- the eno gene encoding phosphopyruvate hydratase is translated as MSIIVGVHARQILDSRGNPTVEVDVETANGYIGRAAVPSGASTGEYEAVELRDGGKDYMGKGVTKAVANVNDIIAPEVIGIEVSEQLLIDQLMIGLDGTPNKSKLGANAILGVSLAVAQAAAAEFGLPLYRYVGGVNAHTLPVPMMNIINGGAHSDAPIAFQEFMIMPIKAKSFTQAIQMGSEVFHNLKKVLHDRGLSTAVGDEGGFAPTFDGIEDALDSIKKAVEKAGYKWGEEIKIALDCASSEFYKDGKYDYTIFEGAKGKVRTSQEQAEYLAELVSKYPIISIEDGMDQNDWDGWKVLTDKIGDRVQLVGDDLFVTNVSILERGIEAGIANAILIKVNQIGTLSETIAAVEMAHRAGYTSIMSHRSGETEDNTIADLAVALNTGQIKTGSASRSDRMAKYNQLIRIEEQLGTTAYFPQEKAFNVKN
- a CDS encoding cell division protein FtsX; amino-acid sequence: MSRSIESFNKRRLRSSYFSVVVSISLVLFLLGFLAFLVLSAKKLANYFKEQVSVTIFIKDDAKKADIEQLQKTLQVATYVKSLRFVPKEEAAENYSKEIGEDFVSYIGTNPLQNSIDLSLKAEYAEPEKMAEIKRELEQNSFVSEVDYDKSLVALLHENVSRIGWVTLIISGLFTFVSVLLINASIRLSIYSKRFIIKTMQLVGATRSFIRRPFIITNVKLGILSAVIAAVLFYVALIAIVNSYPEFGVLMDYTTLIVVFIGIFAIGILISWLSTYFATQRFLNLNTNDLYY
- a CDS encoding DinB family protein; the encoded protein is MKELLTPEALLTNLKDVRALTRKVIETFPEKDLFEFSIANLRPFSGMVEEFLRVMDYLFKERFQEQHTLFLEGAFPTTKAKVLALWDRATEILDREWQKVGDYTQPLTIYQMTFSFVQWILYFIENESHHRGQGYTYLRALGIEPPYFWGRESFNN
- a CDS encoding undecaprenyl-diphosphate phosphatase; the encoded protein is MSTLQAIIIAIIEGLTEYLPISSTAHMGFAASLMGTEDPEYLKMFQVSIQFGAILSVVVLYWRKFFDFSNFNFYMKLVCAVIPALILGKLFDDRIEAVLGNQIAISIVLIVGGIVLLFIDNFFKNQPIDNEKQISIKKAVVIGFWQCLAMMPGTSRSAASIIGGMTQGLTRKAAAEFSFFLAVPTMLAVTVYSLFLKKWGTSGVQQYGYEMIMSSKEHLTMFLLGNVIAFVVAMIAVKFFIHILTKFGFKVWGIYRIVIGTILLIYFW
- a CDS encoding carboxypeptidase-like regulatory domain-containing protein; amino-acid sequence: MKKLISLLVLMMSVSVWAQEAELKGHIYSVHTNKPMPNVHILNLNKVKGAITNEKGDFVIRVSANDTLYISYLGYKSTKIRVTNDMIKFQGLKIGMTETAYTLGEVVITPYKLTGYLDIDAKNAPISDVKRYSISGLDIGYESKASASAVGRVLSSVMNPADLLYRSFTSKGKELKKLRSIREDNKLSDALSRRYDRETLMELLQVSRAELEDIIRSCNYSNDFIMSANDLQVLEAISNCYEEYRVLHKKK